A single region of the Anguilla rostrata isolate EN2019 chromosome 11, ASM1855537v3, whole genome shotgun sequence genome encodes:
- the LOC135234878 gene encoding FYVE, RhoGEF and PH domain-containing protein 2-like isoform X2, translated as MNFKTVFRIPESMIHRLSVIDIISKFEGGSLEDSQCGQKVPLQEQERPDAVKTPDAESKKYRELTDNGPVGGASCQWRGLQSFRKRSSTKRLIQRMAPPTLQEALVEEEEEEEEQEKKVFFTELLQEARSSGSFPEDVVRQIFSNISSIHQFHSHFLLPELRRRMDEWGQNPRIGDVLQKVAPFLKMYGQYVKAFDRATELINTWMEKSPRFEELVLDIQKREESGNLTLQHHMLEPVQRIPRYEMLLKDYLKKLPEDSPDREGAEKSLAIIFEAAKHSNAAIADMERLEKLWEVYSMLGLEEEMVDPSNRLLREGPMVKISFRHNTRKDSHLFLFSNMLLYCVPRFSLTGAKFLIKHRLDIDGMQVKELNAAVIPNCFLLSGTTRTLEFEARSQADMEAWIKACEDAIEQNEKNSESFKSATNNQNQELQPVTVLESQELGMRAPQWIRDSLVSMCMRCGDTFNALIRRRHHCRACGHVVCWKCSDFKAALQYDDNKVNRVCRACYSILAGQTDRQGKEERKRGILEKEAGEVSERSLMCSFLTLVDRQSRTRGWFVIARDEPLILYMYAAPQDVKAQITIPLLGYQVKPHSLGDNKCAFQLSQSKQVFTFLAESEELRDRWAEVINRVANGEEPGL; from the exons ATGAATTTTAAAACGGTTTTCAGAATACCG GAATCAATGATCCATCGACTGAGCGTTATCGATATCATATCAAAATTCGAAGGTGGAAG TTTAGAGGACAGTCAGTGTGGGCAGAAGGTGCCGCTTCAAGAACAGGAACGGCCAGACGCTGTCAAGACCCCAGACGCAGAGTCGAAGAAATACAGAGAGCTGACTGACaatgggccagtagggggcgctaGCTGCCAATGGAGAGGCCTGCAGTCCTTCAGGAAGCGGTCTTCCACCAAGAGGCTAATTCAGAGGATGGCTCCGCCCACTTTGCAGGAGGCACtcgtggaggaggaagaggaggaggaagagcaggagaagAAG GTCTTCTTCACCGagctcctgcaggaggcgcGCTCCTCGGGCTCCTTCCCCGAGGACGTGGTGCGGCAGATCTTCTCCAACATCTCCTCCATCCATCAGTTCCACAGCCACTTCCTGCTGCCCGAGCTGCGGAGGCGCATGGATGAGTG ggggcagaaCCCTCGCATTGGAGATGTGCTGCAGAAGGTGGCTCCTTTCTTGAAGATGTATGGCCAGTATGTCAAGGCCTTTGACCGCGCCACTGAACTCATCAACACCTGGATGGAGAAGAGCCCTCGCTTTGAGGAGCTGGTGCTGGACATCCAG aagagggaggagagcgggAATCTGACATTGCAGCACCACATGCTGGAGCCAGTGCAGCGGATCCCACGCTATGAAATGCTGCTCAAAGACTACCTGAAAAAACTTCCGGAAGATTCCCCAGACCGAGAGGGTGCAGAGA AATCTTTGGCGATCATCTTTGAAGCCGCAAAGCACTCCAACGCGGCCATTGCAGACATG GAGCGGCTGGAGAAGCTCTGGGAGGTGTACTCCATGctggggctggaggaggagatggtGGACCCCTCCAACCGGCTCCTGAGGGAGGGGCCGATGGTCAAGATCTCCTTCCGCCACAACACCCGCAAAGACAGCCACCTCTTCCTG tTCAGCAACATGCTACTCTACTGTGTGCCCAGATTCAGCCTGACAGGAGCAAAGTTCCTCATCAAACACCGCCTGGACATCGATGGCATGCAG GTGAAGGAGCTGAACGCTGCTGTGATTCCGAACTGTTTCCTCCTTTCCGGGACGACCCGCACCCTGGAGTTTGAGGCCAG GTCTCAGGCTGACATGGAGGCCTGGATCAAG GCTTGTGAGGATGCCATTGAGCAAAACGAGAAGAATTCTGAGAGCTTCAAGAGCGCCACCAACAACCAGAACCAGGAACTGCAGCCGGTCACT GTGCTGGAGAGCCAGGAGCTGGGGATGCGCGCCCCCCAGTGGATCCGGGACAGCCTGGTGTCCATGTGCATGCGCTGCGGGGACACCTTCAACGCCCTGATCCGCCGGAGACACCACTGCCGCGCCTGCGGACAC GTGGTGTGCTGGAAGTGCTCGGACTTTAAAGCCGCGCTGCAGTACGACGACAACAAGGTTAACCGCGTGTGCCGAGCGTGCTACAGCATCCTGGCAgggcagacggacagacaggggaaggaggagagaaagagggggataCTGGAG AAAGAGGCTGGCGAGGTGTCGGAGAGGAGCCTGATGTGCAGTTTCCTGACCCTGGTGGACCGGCAGAGCAGAACCCGTGGCTGGTTTGTCATCGCCAGAGACGAGCCgctcatactgtacatgtatgctGCTCCTCAG GATGTAAAGGCTCAAATCACCATCCCCTTGCTGGGTTATCAAGTGAAGCCGCACTCCTTAGGGGACAACAAGTGCGCCTTTCAactcagccaatcaaagcaGGTCTTCACATTCCTGGCCGAATCAGAGGAGCTCCGAGACCGTTGGGCTGAGGTCATCAATCGGGTGGCCAATGGGGAGGAGCCGGGTCTGTAG
- the LOC135234878 gene encoding FYVE, RhoGEF and PH domain-containing protein 2-like isoform X1, translating to MNFKTVFRIPESMIHRLSVIDIISKFEGGSLEDSQCGQKVPLQEQERPDAVKTPDAESKKYRELTDNGPVGGASCQWRGLQSFRKRSSTKRLIQRMAPPTLQEALVEEEEEEEEQEKKVRNDEKLYKIANELLETEKAYVSRLHLLDQVFFTELLQEARSSGSFPEDVVRQIFSNISSIHQFHSHFLLPELRRRMDEWGQNPRIGDVLQKVAPFLKMYGQYVKAFDRATELINTWMEKSPRFEELVLDIQKREESGNLTLQHHMLEPVQRIPRYEMLLKDYLKKLPEDSPDREGAEKSLAIIFEAAKHSNAAIADMERLEKLWEVYSMLGLEEEMVDPSNRLLREGPMVKISFRHNTRKDSHLFLFSNMLLYCVPRFSLTGAKFLIKHRLDIDGMQVKELNAAVIPNCFLLSGTTRTLEFEARSQADMEAWIKACEDAIEQNEKNSESFKSATNNQNQELQPVTVLESQELGMRAPQWIRDSLVSMCMRCGDTFNALIRRRHHCRACGHVVCWKCSDFKAALQYDDNKVNRVCRACYSILAGQTDRQGKEERKRGILEKEAGEVSERSLMCSFLTLVDRQSRTRGWFVIARDEPLILYMYAAPQDVKAQITIPLLGYQVKPHSLGDNKCAFQLSQSKQVFTFLAESEELRDRWAEVINRVANGEEPGL from the exons ATGAATTTTAAAACGGTTTTCAGAATACCG GAATCAATGATCCATCGACTGAGCGTTATCGATATCATATCAAAATTCGAAGGTGGAAG TTTAGAGGACAGTCAGTGTGGGCAGAAGGTGCCGCTTCAAGAACAGGAACGGCCAGACGCTGTCAAGACCCCAGACGCAGAGTCGAAGAAATACAGAGAGCTGACTGACaatgggccagtagggggcgctaGCTGCCAATGGAGAGGCCTGCAGTCCTTCAGGAAGCGGTCTTCCACCAAGAGGCTAATTCAGAGGATGGCTCCGCCCACTTTGCAGGAGGCACtcgtggaggaggaagaggaggaggaagagcaggagaagAAG GTGAGAAACGACGAGAAGCTTTATAAGATTGCCAACGAGCTGCTGGAGACGGAGAAGGCCTACGTCAGTCGACTGCACCTTTTGGACCAG GTCTTCTTCACCGagctcctgcaggaggcgcGCTCCTCGGGCTCCTTCCCCGAGGACGTGGTGCGGCAGATCTTCTCCAACATCTCCTCCATCCATCAGTTCCACAGCCACTTCCTGCTGCCCGAGCTGCGGAGGCGCATGGATGAGTG ggggcagaaCCCTCGCATTGGAGATGTGCTGCAGAAGGTGGCTCCTTTCTTGAAGATGTATGGCCAGTATGTCAAGGCCTTTGACCGCGCCACTGAACTCATCAACACCTGGATGGAGAAGAGCCCTCGCTTTGAGGAGCTGGTGCTGGACATCCAG aagagggaggagagcgggAATCTGACATTGCAGCACCACATGCTGGAGCCAGTGCAGCGGATCCCACGCTATGAAATGCTGCTCAAAGACTACCTGAAAAAACTTCCGGAAGATTCCCCAGACCGAGAGGGTGCAGAGA AATCTTTGGCGATCATCTTTGAAGCCGCAAAGCACTCCAACGCGGCCATTGCAGACATG GAGCGGCTGGAGAAGCTCTGGGAGGTGTACTCCATGctggggctggaggaggagatggtGGACCCCTCCAACCGGCTCCTGAGGGAGGGGCCGATGGTCAAGATCTCCTTCCGCCACAACACCCGCAAAGACAGCCACCTCTTCCTG tTCAGCAACATGCTACTCTACTGTGTGCCCAGATTCAGCCTGACAGGAGCAAAGTTCCTCATCAAACACCGCCTGGACATCGATGGCATGCAG GTGAAGGAGCTGAACGCTGCTGTGATTCCGAACTGTTTCCTCCTTTCCGGGACGACCCGCACCCTGGAGTTTGAGGCCAG GTCTCAGGCTGACATGGAGGCCTGGATCAAG GCTTGTGAGGATGCCATTGAGCAAAACGAGAAGAATTCTGAGAGCTTCAAGAGCGCCACCAACAACCAGAACCAGGAACTGCAGCCGGTCACT GTGCTGGAGAGCCAGGAGCTGGGGATGCGCGCCCCCCAGTGGATCCGGGACAGCCTGGTGTCCATGTGCATGCGCTGCGGGGACACCTTCAACGCCCTGATCCGCCGGAGACACCACTGCCGCGCCTGCGGACAC GTGGTGTGCTGGAAGTGCTCGGACTTTAAAGCCGCGCTGCAGTACGACGACAACAAGGTTAACCGCGTGTGCCGAGCGTGCTACAGCATCCTGGCAgggcagacggacagacaggggaaggaggagagaaagagggggataCTGGAG AAAGAGGCTGGCGAGGTGTCGGAGAGGAGCCTGATGTGCAGTTTCCTGACCCTGGTGGACCGGCAGAGCAGAACCCGTGGCTGGTTTGTCATCGCCAGAGACGAGCCgctcatactgtacatgtatgctGCTCCTCAG GATGTAAAGGCTCAAATCACCATCCCCTTGCTGGGTTATCAAGTGAAGCCGCACTCCTTAGGGGACAACAAGTGCGCCTTTCAactcagccaatcaaagcaGGTCTTCACATTCCTGGCCGAATCAGAGGAGCTCCGAGACCGTTGGGCTGAGGTCATCAATCGGGTGGCCAATGGGGAGGAGCCGGGTCTGTAG